The Hippea jasoniae genome has a window encoding:
- the nadC gene encoding carboxylating nicotinate-nucleotide diphosphorylase — translation MNPVYLKKVFEYLLLEDAFYSDITTDSIATDKTARAIVKAKEDFVVAGLIFIKPLFETVCDNFEIELLKKDGDIVKKSHQLAIIKASDRCLLYVERALLNLLQRLSGIATKTKKIATLIEPYKTKITDTRKTTPGLRFFEKYAVKVGCGTNHRMGLFDAVLIKDNHIKAAGSIRKAVELVRKNISFTTKIEVECANIDMVKEALDSKVDIVMLDNMKPEEIKTVIETFKNQALFEASGNIDENNITDYAQTGVDFISLGAITHHACWVDINMKFVE, via the coding sequence ATGAACCCCGTATATTTAAAAAAGGTTTTTGAATATCTTTTACTGGAAGATGCATTTTACAGCGATATAACCACAGATTCTATAGCAACAGACAAAACAGCCAGAGCTATAGTCAAAGCCAAAGAGGATTTTGTAGTGGCTGGCTTGATATTTATAAAACCCCTATTTGAAACGGTTTGTGATAATTTTGAGATTGAGTTATTAAAAAAAGACGGCGATATAGTCAAAAAATCACATCAGCTTGCTATTATAAAGGCAAGCGATCGATGCCTGCTATATGTTGAGCGAGCACTTCTAAACCTGCTTCAGCGATTAAGCGGCATAGCAACAAAAACAAAAAAAATAGCCACGCTTATTGAGCCCTACAAGACAAAAATAACAGACACAAGAAAAACAACGCCGGGTTTGAGGTTCTTTGAGAAATACGCAGTTAAAGTAGGCTGCGGCACAAACCACAGGATGGGTCTATTTGATGCAGTATTAATAAAAGACAATCACATAAAAGCAGCTGGCAGCATAAGAAAGGCTGTTGAGCTTGTGAGAAAAAACATATCGTTTACCACAAAAATAGAGGTGGAATGCGCAAATATAGATATGGTTAAAGAGGCTCTGGATTCAAAAGTTGACATAGTTATGCTTGACAACATGAAACCAGAAGAGATCAAAACAGTCATAGAAACATTCAAAAATCAAGCACTTTTTGAGGCAAGTGGTAATATTGATGAAAACAACATCACAGATTATGCTCAAACGGGTGTAGATTTTATCTCACTTGGCGCAATAACACACCACGCCTGCTGGGTTGATATAAATATGAAATTTGTGGAGTAG
- a CDS encoding NAD+ synthase, giving the protein MDRLIEKLKIDCSLISNYLVEFVRQEITKTGLTKAVIGLSGGIDSSLVAYIAKEALGKNNVYGILMPYKLSSKESIDDALKVVEDTGINHKIVEITKAADAYLENFEEINNVRRGNVLARMRMIVLFDHSSAYGGLVVGTSNKTELLLGYGTWYGDMASSLNPIGDLYKNQIYQLARYFNLPENIIKKKPSADLWVGQSDEDELGFSYDEADIILYHLFDLRWSIDEVVKLGFSKDLVEGIAQRVRKNQFKRLPPIIAKISTRTINIDFRYLRDWGM; this is encoded by the coding sequence ATGGATAGATTGATAGAAAAATTAAAGATAGATTGCTCGCTAATATCAAACTATCTTGTTGAGTTTGTCAGACAGGAGATTACAAAAACAGGTCTTACAAAGGCTGTGATAGGCTTATCAGGCGGTATAGACTCAAGCCTTGTTGCATATATTGCAAAAGAGGCACTGGGCAAAAACAATGTTTATGGAATCCTGATGCCGTATAAACTCTCAAGCAAAGAAAGTATAGATGATGCCCTAAAGGTGGTTGAGGATACCGGTATAAACCACAAAATAGTAGAGATCACAAAAGCAGCCGATGCATATTTAGAAAACTTTGAAGAAATAAACAATGTAAGAAGGGGCAATGTGCTTGCCAGGATGCGTATGATAGTGCTGTTTGACCACTCATCAGCCTATGGTGGACTTGTTGTTGGCACAAGCAATAAAACAGAGCTACTGCTTGGCTACGGCACATGGTATGGCGATATGGCATCAAGCCTAAACCCCATAGGAGACCTGTATAAAAATCAAATCTACCAGCTTGCACGATACTTCAATCTTCCAGAAAACATCATTAAAAAGAAGCCATCTGCCGATTTATGGGTGGGTCAAAGCGATGAGGATGAACTGGGATTTTCATACGATGAGGCAGATATTATTCTTTATCATCTGTTTGATTTAAGATGGAGTATTGATGAGGTGGTTAAGTTAGGATTTTCAAAAGACTTGGTTGAAGGTATAGCTCAAAGGGTTAGGAAAAATCAGTTCAAGCGTCTCCCGCCGATTATTGCAAAAATCAGCACAAGAACCATCAATATAGACTTCAGGTATTTAAGGGATTGGGGCATGTAG
- the cydB gene encoding cytochrome d ubiquinol oxidase subunit II → MLNTIWFALWGLLWAVYFALDGFDFGAGILHPFVAKDDLQRRMVINTIGPVWDGNEVWLITAGGATFAAFPTTYAYMFSYLYTPLFLILASLILRGVSFEFRGKIESEGWKKFWDAVIFLFSFLPALLFGVAFGNIFEGLPMDANGYHGTLFSLLNPYGLLTGIFFVLMFLEHGALWLSFKASNSVAENSRSVAKKIWPLLLIVAVLFLIYTKFATHLYDNYFAHPVWFIVPAIAVLSLLLIRVFISKESYAKAFFASLVEIITVVFTGIVGLYPNLIPSSIDPQYNLTIFNSSSSQYTLKVMLIVAVIFVPIVIAYQIWAHLLFKNAITKEDLTDEEVETY, encoded by the coding sequence ATGTTGAATACAATATGGTTCGCCCTGTGGGGACTTTTGTGGGCAGTGTATTTTGCCCTTGATGGATTTGACTTTGGAGCTGGAATCCTACATCCGTTTGTAGCAAAAGATGATCTACAAAGAAGGATGGTTATAAACACGATTGGTCCAGTATGGGATGGCAACGAGGTATGGCTTATTACAGCAGGCGGTGCAACATTTGCCGCATTTCCAACAACCTATGCCTATATGTTCAGCTACCTTTACACGCCTCTATTTCTCATTCTGGCATCATTGATATTAAGAGGTGTTTCATTTGAATTCAGAGGCAAAATTGAATCGGAAGGCTGGAAGAAGTTCTGGGATGCTGTAATATTCCTTTTCTCATTCTTACCAGCTCTACTGTTTGGTGTGGCATTTGGCAATATTTTTGAAGGCTTGCCGATGGATGCAAACGGTTATCATGGAACCCTATTTAGCCTTCTAAACCCATACGGACTTTTAACGGGCATATTCTTTGTATTGATGTTCCTTGAGCATGGTGCATTGTGGCTTTCTTTTAAGGCAAGCAATTCTGTTGCTGAAAATTCACGCTCTGTTGCAAAAAAAATCTGGCCTTTACTTTTAATTGTTGCTGTTTTGTTTTTAATCTATACAAAATTTGCAACACATCTATACGACAACTATTTTGCACATCCTGTATGGTTTATTGTTCCTGCAATAGCTGTTTTGAGTCTGCTTTTAATTAGAGTTTTTATCTCAAAAGAAAGCTATGCCAAAGCGTTCTTTGCAAGCCTGGTTGAGATTATAACGGTTGTTTTTACTGGCATTGTTGGACTATACCCCAACCTTATACCATCAAGCATAGATCCACAATATAATCTTACAATTTTCAACTCATCATCCAGCCAGTATACGCTGAAGGTTATGCTGATTGTGGCCGTAATCTTTGTGCCGATTGTTATAGCATATCAGATCTGGGCTCATTTGCTATTTAAAAACGCTATCACAAAAGAAGACCTAACAGACGAAGAGGTTGAAACATATTGA
- a CDS encoding cytochrome ubiquinol oxidase subunit I translates to MDAVALARLQFALTALFHFIFVPLTLGLSFLVAIMETAYVKTGNEDYLRMTKFFGKLFLINFALGLVTGITLEFEFGMNWARYSKFVGDIFGAPLAIEATLAFFLESTFLGVWIFGWKKVSKKMHAISMWLVAFGTNISALWILIANAWMQHPVGYVLRNGRAEFVNFWAAALQPYAILKFLHTITAGYVVGSFFVMGISAYHLLKNQEVELFKKSFKIGAYFGLFAALAVFFIGDMHAAEVAKTQPTKLAAMESIWETKKGAPMYLFLIPDEKHEKNIVELFGIPKMLSVLAYHDPNATVKGLKAFPKDDRPPVTITFVSFRTMVGLGTLFVLLTLFAFYLIKKDKLIDKKWFLRLMVLAIPLPYLANEFGWIVAEVGRQPWIVYGLMKTADATSTAVSPAQIIMTIGGFVLLYSVLGFIDIYLLIKYARQLPEKIGK, encoded by the coding sequence ATGGATGCAGTAGCATTGGCGAGGTTGCAGTTTGCTCTAACAGCATTGTTTCACTTCATTTTTGTGCCTCTGACACTTGGCCTGTCGTTTTTAGTTGCCATTATGGAAACGGCTTATGTTAAAACGGGCAATGAAGATTATTTAAGGATGACAAAATTCTTTGGAAAACTCTTCCTGATCAACTTTGCACTTGGTCTTGTCACAGGTATCACGCTTGAATTCGAATTTGGTATGAACTGGGCAAGGTATTCAAAATTCGTTGGTGATATCTTTGGTGCACCACTGGCAATTGAGGCAACATTGGCATTCTTTCTTGAGTCAACATTCCTTGGCGTCTGGATCTTTGGATGGAAAAAGGTTTCAAAAAAGATGCATGCCATCTCGATGTGGCTTGTTGCATTCGGCACAAACATATCGGCTCTGTGGATATTAATAGCAAATGCATGGATGCAGCATCCGGTGGGATATGTTTTAAGAAACGGTAGAGCTGAGTTTGTAAATTTCTGGGCAGCAGCACTTCAACCCTATGCAATACTCAAATTTCTACACACCATTACAGCAGGCTATGTTGTGGGATCCTTCTTTGTAATGGGCATATCAGCTTACCATCTATTGAAAAATCAAGAGGTTGAGCTGTTTAAAAAATCCTTCAAAATCGGTGCTTATTTTGGATTGTTTGCCGCATTAGCAGTATTTTTTATAGGCGATATGCATGCAGCAGAGGTTGCAAAAACCCAGCCAACAAAGCTTGCAGCGATGGAATCTATCTGGGAAACCAAAAAAGGTGCACCGATGTATCTGTTTTTAATCCCCGATGAAAAGCATGAAAAGAATATTGTAGAGCTATTCGGTATTCCAAAGATGCTAAGCGTTCTTGCCTATCACGATCCAAACGCTACAGTAAAAGGTCTAAAAGCATTCCCCAAAGATGACAGACCACCTGTAACAATCACATTTGTTTCATTCAGAACAATGGTTGGTCTGGGCACTCTGTTTGTTTTACTAACACTGTTTGCGTTTTATCTCATCAAAAAAGATAAACTGATCGATAAAAAGTGGTTCTTGAGATTAATGGTGCTTGCCATACCCCTACCTTACTTAGCAAATGAGTTTGGATGGATCGTTGCAGAGGTCGGACGTCAACCCTGGATTGTTTATGGATTAATGAAAACGGCAGATGCAACCTCAACGGCAGTATCACCTGCCCAGATTATCATGACCATAGGCGGTTTTGTTTTACTTTATTCGGTTCTTGGTTTTATAGATATCTATCTGCTCATAAAATATGCCAGACAACTACCGGAAAAAATTGGCAAATAA
- the nadA gene encoding quinolinate synthase NadA, producing the protein METLKNEIIRLKKEKNAVILAHYYQMDEIQEIADIRGDSLALAIEASKLDAEIIVFCGVKFMAETAKVVSPNKKVLIPVIDATCPLADTADKESVLNKKKELGDVAVVSYVNTNVDVKTVSDICCTSANAVNVVKSLKEKRILFVPDRNLGDYVAGEVKDKEIILWNGACPVHEAYDIEQLYDLKNKYPDAAVAVHPESPRAIREAADFIGSTSGIINFVGNSSSKRFIIGTEEGILFELKRNNPDKEFYIIGSRSVCTNMKKITLNDLYLSLKEERFEIKLDKKTIEEAKKPIERMISIKRNQ; encoded by the coding sequence ATGGAAACCTTAAAAAACGAAATAATCAGGCTAAAAAAAGAAAAAAATGCCGTAATATTGGCTCACTACTACCAGATGGATGAGATACAGGAGATTGCCGATATTAGAGGCGATTCTTTGGCACTTGCAATAGAGGCAAGCAAACTTGATGCAGAAATAATAGTCTTTTGCGGCGTTAAATTTATGGCAGAGACTGCAAAGGTGGTTTCACCCAACAAAAAGGTGCTTATACCCGTTATTGATGCAACCTGTCCTTTAGCAGATACAGCTGATAAAGAATCCGTTTTAAACAAGAAAAAAGAACTTGGGGATGTGGCCGTTGTTTCTTATGTAAATACCAATGTGGATGTTAAAACCGTTTCAGATATATGCTGCACCTCAGCAAACGCCGTTAATGTTGTAAAAAGCTTGAAAGAGAAAAGAATACTTTTTGTGCCGGATAGAAACCTTGGTGATTATGTTGCAGGTGAGGTTAAAGATAAAGAGATTATTTTATGGAATGGTGCATGCCCTGTCCATGAAGCCTACGATATAGAGCAGCTTTATGATCTAAAAAATAAGTATCCTGATGCCGCAGTTGCCGTGCATCCAGAATCACCCAGGGCTATAAGGGAGGCTGCCGATTTTATCGGCTCAACCTCTGGCATTATAAACTTTGTTGGAAATTCATCCTCAAAGCGCTTTATTATAGGCACAGAGGAAGGCATACTGTTTGAACTTAAAAGAAACAATCCAGACAAAGAATTCTACATCATTGGCAGTAGATCTGTTTGCACAAATATGAAAAAGATCACACTCAACGATCTATATCTATCGCTTAAAGAGGAGCGTTTTGAAATTAAACTTGACAAAAAAACCATCGAAGAGGCAAAAAAACCGATTGAAAGAATGATATCAATCAAAAGAAACCAATGA
- a CDS encoding nitrilase-related carbon-nitrogen hydrolase has product MIKIAIAQIDTILGDVKRNIKKIEHYTDRAIEKNCNMVIFPELATSGYSLRDLVSDAAVDFDSPYFDYLKAKSSQIEILFGFAEKYKSHFFNSACFIKDSNIEVYRKIFLPDYGMFEEGRYFTSGSQLSSTSIYDTSFGKARIMICEDAFHINSHCEAFNEQVDLIVIHSASPFWCNHNMVKPDLWKHICTTSAIMNSCYVAFANRVGFEDGIGFFGNSFVVNPAGEIIAEAELFKEEMIIAEIDKKEVQRIRMITPISKNEEGVWID; this is encoded by the coding sequence ATGATTAAAATAGCTATAGCTCAAATCGATACGATTTTAGGAGATGTTAAAAGAAACATAAAAAAGATCGAACATTACACCGATAGAGCCATAGAAAAGAACTGCAATATGGTTATCTTTCCAGAGCTTGCAACAAGTGGGTACAGCTTACGCGACCTTGTATCTGATGCAGCTGTTGATTTTGACAGCCCCTATTTTGATTATCTAAAGGCAAAATCATCTCAAATTGAGATTCTATTTGGTTTTGCCGAAAAATACAAAAGCCATTTCTTTAACAGCGCCTGTTTTATCAAGGATTCCAATATTGAGGTTTACAGAAAGATATTTTTACCCGATTACGGGATGTTTGAGGAGGGTAGATACTTTACAAGCGGCAGCCAGCTATCATCAACCTCCATTTACGATACTTCTTTTGGTAAAGCTCGTATCATGATCTGTGAGGATGCATTCCACATAAACAGCCATTGCGAGGCATTTAACGAACAGGTCGATTTGATTGTTATCCATTCGGCAAGCCCGTTCTGGTGCAATCACAACATGGTAAAGCCCGATCTATGGAAGCATATCTGCACAACATCAGCCATTATGAACAGCTGCTATGTTGCCTTTGCAAACCGCGTTGGCTTCGAAGATGGCATAGGATTTTTTGGCAATTCATTTGTTGTCAATCCAGCTGGAGAAATAATAGCCGAGGCTGAGCTGTTTAAAGAGGAGATGATTATTGCAGAAATAGATAAAAAAGAGGTTCAAAGAATCAGGATGATTACACCCATTTCAAAAAACGAGGAAGGCGTATGGATAGATTGA